The sequence AGAGATTCTCCTGTGAGGCACGCGCGAACCCACTGCGCCAGCCGCTCGGTCTGGTTCGAGCTGGGCCACTGGATGCTACGAAGCAGCGGGGGAAGCCGCTCCAGCGCTCTGGACGCCCCTCCCTCGGGCGGAAGCGCGAGCACGATGGACGCCAGTGACAGACTCTTGTCTGCCTCCGAAGCATCCGGAGGTAATGCCATGAACGGGGTCAGCGCCGTCCGCAGCTCCCAGAGGCAGTACCACCGCGTGAAATACGCCTCATCCACGAAGACGACGATGACGCGTGCGCCCAGGAGCGCGTCCGCCAGCACACCCGGGAATCGCTGACCGAGCTCAATGCCTGAGGTATCGAGGAAGGCGACCTCTTCTCCCAATGCCCGGTGCAGTGCCTCCGCCTGCTCACGAGAAGTGCTTCGTGCATAGGAGATGAAGACAGGCCAATCCATAGGCCGAAATCGTCCTGGAAATTCATTCAGGAAACCAGCGCACCCAGCGGCTTGCGCAAGCCGAGTCGCCGTATACCCATGGCTCCAACACCGGCAATTCCCTTGATCCACGGATACTCACGCGTCCCCGTCCACCACCCACTGTTGCTCTCACGGATCATGGCTACCGGGGCCCCAGAGTCTTTCCACCCACCCAATTGCTACGTGAATCTGCCGACGGCGAGACCAGCGGGCCTCCGGGTGCTGGAGGGCACAGCTTGAGTGTTGGAACATCGCGTGGTGGTCATGGCGGTTAGCAGGCCCTCCACGGCGCGCGGTACCCCTCAGAGGACCGTCCGTCGTGCGGTGCCGTTGCCCCGGGCAGCTCCCACTCGGTGACGAGCTGAGCGCCATGAGGACGAGAGATGCTTGCCTTGACAGCGCATAATCGCGGCATCTTGCGAGACACGGACAACCAGTTCGCGCGTCCCCACAGGCTCGGGCGTTCCGAGCTTCCGCCCGCGGTGATGGTCGCTTCCATGTGCGCGTTGATTGCCGGCGAGGTCGGAGGCTTCGCGGTGTTGTTCTGGGGCGCCATTTCATCCTGACCCGAACCGCGAAAGTGACCGAGGCGAGGAGGACGAGTCACGCGCCTCCACGCGTCTCAAAGGCTGACAGAGGGTGCAGCCGTCCACCTGCTCCGTCCGGGTTGACGACAACCTGCTGAGCTTCAATCGCCTGCGAGTACTACCCCTCAGGAACGGCACGTACGGCCCATCATCGTCGCGCCGACCCTCTGCACGCGTGATAGTCTCAGCTCTTCCCTGGGGCCGGTATGTCTCGCGGGTTGACCGCGGGGGACGAGACATTCGTGAAATCACTCTCAACGGGTTGCCGACTCGCATTTCTCGCAATTCCTTTGCTGTTCGCCGTCGCGGGCTGTCGTTCCGGCGGCACGGAGCCGGAGCCGGAGCCTGGCGGCTCGGTTCAGCTCGTCGCGTTCCCGTGGAAGATGGGCGCCATGAGCGAGGTGGCCCACGTCAGTGTCACCCGCACCGCCGTGGACGGTTCCTCCAGCACCCTCGAGCTCGTGAAGGCCAACGGAGTCTGGAGCGGCACCCTCGGCCACCTGCCCGTGGGCGCGAGCCAGGGCTTCGTCGCCCAGGCGTTCGACGCCAGCGGTGCCGTCCTCTTCGAAGGAAGGGTCTCCGACATCACCGTCACCGCCGACCAGACTCCCCTGGTGGCCCTCACCCTGCAGGAGCCCGGCTCGCCAGCTCCCGTCGCGGATGAGGCGCCCGTCATCGATGCCGTGGTGGCCTCGGCCCTCTCCGTGCGCGCGGGAGGCACCGTCTCGCTGCGGGCCATTGCGCACGCCGCCAACCTGGAGGACACGGTCGTCCCGGCGTGGACGGCCACGTCGGGCTCCTTCGCGGACGCCGCGAATGTCTCCACCGAATGGGCGGCCTCCGAGTCACCGGGCCTCGTCACCCTCACCGTGACGGTGCGCGACTCCACCGGGGCGACGTCGTCGGTGTCGCTCTCCGTCGACGTGTCCAGCGAAGCGCCAATCGGAGGCGCTCCCTCCGACGTGCGCTTCAACGTCTGGCCCCAGGTATCGGTCCCGGACGCTTCGGCAACGCGGGTCGAGGTGGGGCAGTCCGTGACGTTCTCCGCCAGCGCCATCGACCGGGATGGAGATGCCCTGGAGTCGCGGTGGACCGCCACGTGCGTTGGGACCTGGACGGACTCCACCTCCAGCACCGCCGCCTTCACTCCCACCGTGATTCCGGCCAAGGCCTGCGACAACTGCCGGGTGGAACTGACGGTGTCGGATGGGCGGGGCGGTGAGACGGTCCGCACGCTCTCGCTCTGCGTGGTGCCCGCCGCCCCGGTGGTCGTCAGTAGCAACGCGTCCTCGCGGACGGCGGGAGCTTCGCAGCAGCTCACCTTCGAGGTGGTGGCCAGAGACCCTCATGGCGGCACGCTGACTTTCAACAAGTGGTGGGCCAGCAACGGGACGCTGTCGCCCGCGCAGAACGAAGCGACTCGCAGTCAGGTCACGTGGACGGCGCCCGCCTGCAAGAATGCGGAGGTAGACCAGACGGTCGTTGCGACCATCACCAATGACCTTGGGCTCTCCACCATGCATCGATTCTCGGTGTCGGTGGATGGGTTGCCGGCGTGTGGGCCCGGTTGGGCCCCCGCTGGAAACATGGCCGCGGGCCGTAACGGCCCCGAGGTGATACTGCTTCCCAACGGCAAGGTGTTCGTTGCGGGGGGGAGCCACGGGCGTCCATACGCGCCGGTAGAGGTCTACGACCCTGCGACGGACTCGTGGGATGCGACGGCTACCTCCGGAGGCCTCCTCAATGCACCGATGGCGCTTCTTCCTTCGGGCAAGTTTCTTTCCCCGGGAGGATTTGACGGCATCCGTCCGCTCGATTTGGTGCAGATGTATGACCCGGTCACGAACGTCTGGAGCCTGGCTCAGTCCATGAGAATGCCCCGCTACGCACCCACGGCGACGCGGCTCCTCAACGGCAAGGTGTTCGTCGCGGGAGGGGAGTGTAGGGAGTGCGCGATAGCGGACGTGTATGACCCAACCCTCGAAGCCTGGTACTCGGTGTGCACACTGGCCGGTCTCCGACATAGTCATGTGGCGACGTTGCTTCCCGACGGCAGGGTCCTCTTGAGCGGAGGGTATGCCGAATCAAACGCGGCGGACCTGTACACTCCGTCCCCCGGCTACTGTGCCCCGACCGGGCCGATGGCCGTTTCTCATCGCGTCGAGCATGCGACAGCGCTGCTACCGGGCGGCAAGGTGCTGGCTGTCGGAGGGAGTGGCGCCACGGCGGAGGAGTACGACCCGGCCACCAACACCTGGACCCTCGTGGGCTCCATGGCCACACCCCGCGAGGGACTCACAGCGACAGCGCTTCCCAATGGGAAGGTGCTCGTCACGGGGGGACGCCCCTCTCCGACCAGCAGTGCGACGCTGGCGACGGCGGAGCTGTACGACCCGGTCACCCGCACCTGGAGCTCCGCGGGGTCCATGGCTGCTCCGCGCAAGGGCCACAAGGCGACGCTGCTTCCCAACGGCAGGGTTCTCATCATTGGAGGACTCAGCGGCTCGCCGGGGCCCTCCGCCGAGCTCTACATCCCCTGAGCCTCGGCGCTCGCACGGGGCTTCAGCGGGAGACACACACCGGCCACGGGATGCGCATCCACTCACTCGGGCGCATGTACCGCCAGATGATGGAGAACCTCGCGCCGGCCCGCTGACCCCTCGCCCTTCTCCTGCGGCCACACGGGCAGGCGTGCGTCTCTCCCCGCCTGTCCCCACGCGCCTGCGTGCACCCAGCCGGGCGCCAGGACCGCGCACTAGCGCGCGGGGCCCTCCATGCCGAGCCTGTAGGCGAATCGCTTCGCTTGCACCCGAGTCCTCGGATGGCCAGCACCGCACCCACGAGCAACCAGGCCCATGCACTGCGGTTGGCCGCCTGGGCTGGCCTCATCCTCAGCGGCATCCTGCTGGTGCGCCTCCTGGCGCGAGATCTGCCGAGCGCGGCGAAGGCCACGGGCCTGCTCGGTCCCGTCTTCGCCTTCATGGCCAACCAGCCCTTCGTGCTCCTGTTCGCCACGGTCGCCGCGGGCTACGCCCTGGGCCGCGTCACCGTCCTGCGCTTCAATCTGGGCGCCACCGCGGCCACGCTCATCATCGGCCTGGGGCTCAGCCTGTGGGCCAGCCTCCGGGGCGTCACCTTCACCGTGCCGGACTTCGGCAGCACGCTCTTCTTCAACCTCTTCATGTTCGCCGTGGGCATGAAGGTGGGGCCTCAATTCCTCTCCGGTCTGCGGCGGGACGCACGGGCCTTCATCGCGCTGGGCCTCCTCGTCCCGTTACTCTCCGCGGGCCTGATGCTGGGCCTGCGCGAGGTGTTCCATCTCGCTCCGGGACTTGCGCCAGGAATCTTCGCCGGTGCCAACACCGCCACTCCGGGGCTGGGCGCCGCCAAGGACGTGTACCTGCGCCAGCACGCGGGCGACCCCACGGTGCTCGCCAACCTGTCCACCGCGTTTGCCTTTGGCTACTGCGTGAGCCTGGTGCTCTTCGTCCTGATGATGAAGGTCCTGCCTCGCTGGTTCGGGCGGGACGTGAAGAAGGAAGCCAAGGCCTATCAGCGAGAGCTCGAAGCGGGGGCGGCGCATGCGCTGCCCGGTACGGCCAACGCGCTGGCGCCGGACGCCGCGTGGCTGGCGGTGCGCGCGTTCAAACTGGAGTACGCGGAGGCCGTCGGACAATCGCTCGCGCAGCTGCGAGAGCGCTTCCCAGAGGTGGCCCTCGAGCGCGTCCACCGGGGGGAACAGACGCTCGAGTTGACTGACTCGCTGCGGCTGCAGCGAGACGACGTGGTGGTGGTCAGCGGCCCGCTGTGGGCCATGGTGCGGGTCACCCAGGTGATAGGCCCCGAGCTTCCCGATGTGAAGCTCCGCGAGGTGGGGCTGGAGACAGTGGAGGTGGTGGCGCAGACGGAGCGCTCCGTCGGCAGGCGCGTGGGCGACCTCCTGCACAAGGAGGGGCACGGCTTCTACATCAACGCGCTCTTCCGAGGTGGCGTGGAGATTCCCCACGGCCCCGAGACGGTGGTGCGCCGGGGCGACGTGTTCCGCATCACCGGCAGCCAATTGCGCATCCATCAGCTCGCCGAGGCGCTCGGCGGCCGCGTGGTGCGCCCCAGCATGACGACGGACATCGTCACCCTGGCGCTGGGCCTGTCCGTTGGAGCGTTCCTCGGAACACTGCCCATCCCGCTCTTCGGCCTGAACCTGAGCCTGGGCTCCGCCGTGGGGTTGCTCCTCACCGGCATCGTCCTGTCCACGCTCCGTACCCGCAACCCCCGGCTGGGCGGCCCCTTCCCCGAGCCCGCACGGCAGCTTTTGGAGGACCTGGGGCTGAATGTCTTCATCGCCATCACCGCGCTGAACGCTGGCGCAGGCGTGATTCAGTCCGTCCGCGCCGGAGTGCTGGTGCCCATCGCCGTCGGCACGCTGGTGGCGGGGATGATTCCTCCAGTCATCGGATGGATGGTGGGCCAGTACCGCCACCACATGAACGCGGGCCTGCTGGAGGGCGCCATCGCGGGCGCGCGGTGCAGCAGCCCCGGCCTGCGCACCGCCCAGGAAGACACGGAGAGCACCGTCCCCGCGCTCTCGTATCCGGTGACCTTCGCCATCAGCAACATCGTGGTGACGCTCGGCTGCTACCTGCTGGCCAGCCTGGACTGAGGAGCCCCGACATGCAGACGCACGAGGCAGATGAGAAGCCGCTCGAGATGCTCAGCCCCTTCGAGCTGAAGGATTTGCTCATCGAGATTGCCGAGGAGTCCATCCGCACGCGCGCGGCCGTGATGCTCAATGCCGGGCGCGGCAACCCGAACTGGATTGCCACCACGCCTCGGGAGGCCTTCTTCCTGCTCGGCTCCTTCGCCATGGCGGAGGCGCGGCGCACCTGGAACGAGCCCGACGTGGGGCTCGCCGGCATGCCTCACTCGGTGGGTTGCGCGCAGCGCTTCCGCCAATACCTGGACACCTCTCCCACCGGGCCCGGGGTGGAGCTGCTGCGCGGAACGCTGGAGCTCGGCGTGCGGGAGCTGGGCTTCGAGGAGGACGCCTTCGTCTGGGAGATGGTGGACTCGCTCACCGGTGACAACTACCCCGTGCCGGACCGGATGCTCGTGCACGCGGAGCGCATCGTCGAGGCCTACCTGGCCAAGGAGATGTGCGCCGGACGTCCGCCCCCGGGCCGCTTCAAGCTGTTCGCGGTGGAGGGCGGCACGGCGGCGATGAGCTACGTGTTCCAATCCCTCACCGCCAACAAGCTGCTGAACAAGGGCGACACCATCGCCCTGGGCACGCCCATCTTCACGCCCTACCTGGAGATACCGCACCTCGCCGAGTACCAGTTCAACGTGGTGCCCATCGAGCAGAGCGAGATGGACGCGGAGGGGCGGCACACGTGGCAGTACCCGGACGAGGAAATCGACAAGCTCGCGGACCCGAAGGTGAAGGCGTTCTTCATCGTCAACCCGGCCAATCCCGGGGCGGTGGCCATCCGTCCCCGCACGCTCGCCCGCGTGGTGGAGCTCGTCCGCACGCGGCGCCCGGACCTGCTCATCCTCACCGATGACGTCTACGGCACCTTCGTCGAGGGCTTCCGCTCCTTCGCCGCGGAGCTCCCGCACAACACCATCCTCGTCTACTCGTACTCGAAGCACTTCGGGTGCACGGGGTGGCGGCTGGGCGTGGTGGGGATGCACGAGCACCACGTCGTCGACACGCTGCTCTCGCAGCTGCCCGAGCCACAGGCGTCCGGCGTGCATGAACGCTACCGCTCGCTCACGATGCATCCGGAGAAGATGCTGTTCATCGACCGGCTGGTCGCGGACAGCCGCTCGGTCGCGCTGAATCACACCGCGGGGCTGTCGCTGCCCCAGCAGCAGATGATGATGCTCTTCTCCTCGTTCGCGCTGCTGGACAAGGACGACGCCTACAAGAAGCGCTGCCGGGAAATCTGCCACGAGCGCCTCGCGGCCCTGTTCCAGGGCCTGGGCGTGGACCTCAAGCCCAACGAATTGGGCACGGCGTACTACCAGACGCTGGACCTCGAGGCCTGGTGCCGCAGGTACATCGGGGAGGACTTCATGGATTACGTGCAGCAGCACCGGGACCCGCTGGACATCGTCTTCGCGCTGGCCCGGCGCTACGGCACGGTGCTCCTGAACGGGAGCGGCTTCCATGGGCCCCCGTGGTCCGCGCGCGTCTCACTGGCCAACCTCGAGGACGAGGCGTACCCGCAAATCGGACGTCACCTCCGCGAGCTGGTGGAGACCGCCGTCGAGCGGTGGAAGCGGGACAAGGACCACGTGCACTGAGGAGGACTCTGTCATGCGAGCGATTCATTTCCGCGCCCTGTGGACCGTGCCGGTCGTGCTGTGCGCCCTGGCCAGCGTGCTGTACGCCGCGCCCCAGGCCCCTTCGGCGCAGACAGCGCCCGCCGCGAAACCCTCCCAGGAGAAACCGGCTCAGGAGAAACCCGCGCCCAGGGCGCGCGTGCGCATCCTCGCCACGGGAGGCACCATCGCTGGCGCCCAGGCGAGCCAGACGGAGTACGGCTACAAGTCGGGCACGTTCAAGGTCGAGGACCTGATTTCCGCCGTCCCGAGCATGAAGGAATTGGCGACGCTGTCGGGTGAGCAGGTCGCCAACATCGGCAGTCAGGACATGAACGACCAGATATGGCTGCGCCTGGCCAATCGCGTCAACGAGGTGCTGAAGTCCGATGACGTCGACGCCGTGGTCATTACCCACGGCACGGACACCATGGAGGAGACGGCGTACTTCCTCAACCTGGTGGTGAAGAGCGCCAAGCCGGTGGTCCTGGTGGGCTCTATGCGGCCGGCCACCGCGGTGAGCGCGGACGGCCCGGCCAACCTCTACAACGCCGTGGCGGTGGCGGCGGACCCGGGGGCTCGGGGCCGAGGAGTCCTCGTCGTCATCAACGACGAGGTCCACGCCGCGAGGAACGTGGAGAAGATGAACACCACCAACGTCGAGGCCTTCAGCAGCCCCGAGCGCGGCCCGCAGGCGCTGGTGCACACGGGCAAGATTTCCTGGTTCCAGCCCATGGACAAGCGCAACACCGTGCGCTCGGAGTTCAGCGTGGAGGAGCTCCAGAAGCTGCCGCGCGTGGACATCCTCTATGCCCACGCGAACATGTCCCCTGACCTCATCGACGCGGCGGTGCGCGGCGGCGCCAAGGGCATCGTCATGGCCGGAGTGGGGGACGGCAACATGACGGAGGGCGCCCTGGCGGCGCTCGAGCGGGCCCGGCAGAAGGGAGTCCTCGTCGTGCGGAGCACGCGCCTGCCCACCGGCATGGTGCTTCGCAACAACGAGGTCAACGATGACAAGTCGGGCTTCGTGGCCTCGGGTGAGTTCAATCCGCCCAAGTCCCGCGTGCTGGCGCAACTGGCGCTGACCGAGACCAATGACCCGAAGCGGGTGCAGCAGATGTTCGACATGTATTGAGAGACGTCCCTGGCGCGCGCTCATCGCAACCGCCATGACGAAGTCGACGTTCTTCTCCCGCCGCGGGCGTTGCCGTTGGCGTGGCGCGCTGGCTCTTCCGGCCGCCAGCCCCGTGTTCACCTCGGGGCTGGCGGAGTCTCGCGGGGAGCGCCTGCTGTTGCCGAAGGCGCATCCACGACCTCAGATGCCGGTGACGACGAGGGCACCCGGACCCGAGGCGGCGACATAGAGGTGCGTGCCGCCTGCTCCCACCGCCATGGCCCGTGGCTCCTTGCCGGCGGCCCTCCAGTCATCGGTGGTGATGTTGGTGGGGTCCGCTCCATCGGCCGTGTACTTCCACAGCTGCGCCTCACCATCCGGCTGCCTCGTGGCGACGTAGGTCGCCGAGCCATCCGGGCTGGTTGCCAGCACGAGCGCGTGGGAAATCTTGCTGAGAGTCCGGGTTGGCACCCCGGGCGTGCGCTCGTACACGGTGCCACCACGGATGTAGAGGATGCGGCCGGCCCTGGAAGCGTCGACGGCGAGGTCGTGGCCGGGCGAGCGGGTGCCGTCGAGCCGGGTCCAGCGAGCCTGACTGTCTTTGAGGCTGATGCTGTACACGCCGGTGGCATTCGCCATGTAGAGCGTGTCGGCCTTGTCGATTCCGAGCTGGACGAGGGTGTCGGTCTCCGGCATCGGAGGCGTCTCTGTCCCATCGAGGAGCTCCCACGTACCTCGCTGCCACTGACCCTGGACGAGGTTGTCGGTGCGGAGGAAGACCTTCGGCTTCACCCCACCGAGCGTGACCACGAGCTGCCGCTGCGAGGAGGACACCTGCCGGCCAGCGACTCCGGCGACATGCTGGCTGGCAAGCCGGGTCTTCGTGCTGGTGCCCGGGACGTCCTCGCTCGTGTACTGACCGCCTTCAGCGGGCATCGATACGAGCTGTGACTTCGGATGGCCATTGGCCAGCGACTCGTCGTCGTCGACCGCGAGGAACACCTGGTCTCCCACGAACGCCGACGCGTAACCCACGTTGACGCCGGGCAGGCTATCGAAGTGGAACTTCTCGACATCCGCGAGGTCGTTCGATGACAGGAATGACATGTGGTCGGTATTGGAGACGAGCACCCTGTCAGACCCGGTGGCGGATGGCTGCACCGAGACGAACTTGTTGACCGTCGTGCCGAGGCCCTCGACGCTCGGGCACCAGGTCTGACCCACATCGGTCGAGCGCCAGAGCGCCCCGGTCCTGCCATTGATGAGGAACTTGTCGGCGGACGGTCCCTCGATGGAAATCATTCCAGGCACCCAGGCGCTGCCCGCCAACATCGAGGTCGGGTCTGATTGTGCCTCCCACCACTTCCTGCCGCCGCACTCGGAGTCGGGGGCGAGCTGATGCAGGCCCGTCCAGGAGGCGGTTGCCATGCCGGGGCTGTAGCGGCTCCACACCACGGCCGCGCAGCCCGTGGCCGGGCACTTCGGGCCGCCCGCGGCGCCCACGGCTGCCGCGACGATGCGGACATCGGAGCTCGAGGAGATGCGCTTCACATCGAGCGTGACCCAGTAGGGCCCCTTGCCGTCCTCCGGCATTCCCTGGCCGTTGACGAGCGGACCCGATGAGAGGTTGTGCCACTGACCATCCTTCTGGCGCACCATGATTCCGTCCGCGTCGGCGGCCACATAGACATCCGTGCCCACGGTGCGGACCTCTTCGACGTGCCTGGGGCTCGAGGCGTCTGGAGTGCAACTAGCGCCGGAGGTGTAGGCCGAGGGTGGGCACTCGTACATTCCATTCTCGCGGGTGGCGACCCAGAGCACGCCTCGCGAGTCGACAGCAATGCCCCGGATGTGGGGGCTGTCAGTCCCGCTGTTTGGAATGCCATTGAGGTAGGCCCAGTTGTTGAAATCGTCAGAGCTGCTCGCGAAGACCACGCCCGTCTTGTAGTTCCCCACGAAGAAGTAGCGGGTTCCGTTCGCCACCGCGGACACCATCAACTGGCCAATCGAGCGTGGATGCTCCGCCAGCCCACCATCCTGTCGCCCGGCGTTGGTCGCGATGAGGCCGGTTCTCCAGGTCTCCCAGGTCAGGCCGTCATCGCGGCTTCGCATCAGCGCCGCATTCGGCGCCGTGCCATTGAGCGCATAGAAGGTATGGGAGTCGTCGGGGTCGGCCATCATCCCGGCCGTCGAGAGAAGGTCATTGCTGAAGGCTCCCCCTGAAGACGGCCGCCAGATGTTCTTGGCCGGGTCGATGGTTCGGTGAAAGCCCGAGTGGGTGTCGGAGCCGAGCAGCAGTCCGGAGGGCGTCTTCAGGAACACGGTCGAGAAGCCACCACCGTCGATGCCCGAAGGCGTGACCTGGATGGCCGCGGACGCGGACGGAGCTCGGAGAGCAATCAGCATGACCGCGCCAGGGAGGACCTTGAGCACTGAGGAAAGATGAGGAAGACGCATGTCGACACGCACCTCGCAGATAGGGTTGAGCTATCTGGGAGGGAGTGGGTGCGTGGCGTTTGTGATGGGCGTGCCATTGCACGGGGTGGCCGGTGCCTCGGTCCCCGACCAGCACTCCGTGTATTCATGTTTTCACGCTATGGCGTGGAGTTAAAGGTACCCAGCTTCATTTCGATTTGCGTGGCCGGTAAGGCAGGTGCGCGCTCCTTCCCTGGAGCCATCCGGGGGTCCGTACCCGCGGGCCCTCCGCAAGGAGAAACGCATGCGCCACACGAGGGTGTCTGCCACATGTCTCGCACTGCTTTTGTCAGCAACAGCCTGGGCGCTCCAGCCGCCGGAGAGCGGCCGGAGCGCCGTTGCCAGCAAGGCCTTCTTCAAACCCGAGCTGTACCTGCCCATCCAGAACGTGCCCCTGGAGCAGGCCCGTCAGAGCATGGGCCTGCGGGGGGCCGACGCGTGGGACGGCTTCTTCACCCGCAACGGCAAGGACTACAACGTCTACATCGACCCGCGCACCGGCACCCCCACGGCCGTGCAGGGCAGCCGTCCCCTCATCCCGGGTGACGGCGTCAACAACAAGCTGACGCTCGACGACGTGCGCGAGGCCATCGGTCTCTCCGTCGCGGCGGTGGATGCCTCCGTCGTCGGCGACCTCGTCGTCAAGTTCATCGCGGACAACCAGGACGCCTTCCACATCGACCTGATGCAGCTGGGCGAGCCTCGCGTGACGCAGGTCAACGAGCACCTGTGGCAGGTCCACATTCCCCAGCAGCTCAATGGCATCCCCGTGCGACACGGGCGCATCGCCGCCACCATCAGCCACGGCAACCTCATCCTCCTGGGCACCGAGGCCTGGGCCAACGTTGGCATCAGCACCCGCGCCACGCTCGCCCCCGAGGAGGCGCTGATGGCCAGCAACGGCTTCGCCGGTCTGCTCACCAGCCCCCGGGAGCTGTGGCTGCAACCCACGCTGGAGATTGCCCCCACCACCCTCAAGGGTGGGGCCTTCGCTGGCGCCGTCGGCACCGGCTATGGCCATGTGCTCGTCTACACCTATGGCTTCATGGACCCGGACGGCCAGCAGCGCTGGAAGGTGACGGTGGATGCGCAGTCCGGTGAGACGCTCGCCATCGAGGACGACAACCACTACTTCGACGCGCAGATGACCGGCGGCGTCTACCCGTCCAGCAACATCGGCACCTGCGCTGACAACTCCACGTGCGGCGCCATGCAGCCCAACACGCCCATGCCCTGGGCCAACACGGGCCTGTCCTCGCCGAACAACTTCGCCGACGGCGCGGGCATCTACAACTACAGCTCCGGCACCGTCACCACCACGCTGGCGGGCAAGTACATCCGCATCTCCGACGCCTGCGGCGCCATCAACGTCAGCAGCACCAGCGGCAACCTGAACCTGGGAGGCACCAACAACGACCACGACTGCACCGTGCCCGCCGGCACCTCCGCCGGCAACACCGCCGCGTCGCGCTCCAGCTTCTACGAGCTGAACAAGCTGGCCGAGCAGGCCCGCGGGTGGCTGCCCCAGAACACATGGCTCAAGGGCCAGGTGACCGCCAACGTCAACATCCCCAGCACCTGCAACGCCTTCTGGAACGGCGCCTCGGTGAACTTCTACCGGAGCGGCGGCGGCTGCCGGAACACGGGCGAGATTGGCGCCGTGTTCGACCACGAGTGGGGCCACGGCCTCGACGACTTCGACGCCAACGGCATCCTCAGCAACTCCTCCGAGGGCTACGCGGACATCGCCGCCATCTACCGCCTGCAGACGTCCTGCCTGGGCTACGGCTTCTTCCAGACGGCGAACAACGGCTGCGGCAAGACGCCGGACGGCTCGGGCTACAACCAGCAGGAGGCGCAGGTGGCGGGCCAGTCCTGGTGCAACCTGCGCTGCTCGGGCGTGCGCGACGCGGACTGGGCGGCGAGCGCTCCCAACATCCCGGCCACGCCGCAGAACTTCGTGTGCCCCATGTGCACCACGGGCTCGGGCCCGTGCGGCAGGCAGGTGCACTGCGCCGCCTCGCCCGCGCGCCAGGCCGCGTGGGATTTGGTGACGCGCGACCTGCCGTCCACCTTCGGTTACGACTCCAACACCGCGTTCATCGTCGGCAACAAGCTCTTCTACCAGGGCAGCGGCAACATCGGCTCGTGGCACGCCTGCGACTGCACCGCCGCCACCTCCGACGGC comes from Pyxidicoccus parkwaysis and encodes:
- a CDS encoding kelch motif-containing protein → MKSLSTGCRLAFLAIPLLFAVAGCRSGGTEPEPEPGGSVQLVAFPWKMGAMSEVAHVSVTRTAVDGSSSTLELVKANGVWSGTLGHLPVGASQGFVAQAFDASGAVLFEGRVSDITVTADQTPLVALTLQEPGSPAPVADEAPVIDAVVASALSVRAGGTVSLRAIAHAANLEDTVVPAWTATSGSFADAANVSTEWAASESPGLVTLTVTVRDSTGATSSVSLSVDVSSEAPIGGAPSDVRFNVWPQVSVPDASATRVEVGQSVTFSASAIDRDGDALESRWTATCVGTWTDSTSSTAAFTPTVIPAKACDNCRVELTVSDGRGGETVRTLSLCVVPAAPVVVSSNASSRTAGASQQLTFEVVARDPHGGTLTFNKWWASNGTLSPAQNEATRSQVTWTAPACKNAEVDQTVVATITNDLGLSTMHRFSVSVDGLPACGPGWAPAGNMAAGRNGPEVILLPNGKVFVAGGSHGRPYAPVEVYDPATDSWDATATSGGLLNAPMALLPSGKFLSPGGFDGIRPLDLVQMYDPVTNVWSLAQSMRMPRYAPTATRLLNGKVFVAGGECRECAIADVYDPTLEAWYSVCTLAGLRHSHVATLLPDGRVLLSGGYAESNAADLYTPSPGYCAPTGPMAVSHRVEHATALLPGGKVLAVGGSGATAEEYDPATNTWTLVGSMATPREGLTATALPNGKVLVTGGRPSPTSSATLATAELYDPVTRTWSSAGSMAAPRKGHKATLLPNGRVLIIGGLSGSPGPSAELYIP
- a CDS encoding aspartate:alanine exchanger family transporter, with the translated sequence MASTAPTSNQAHALRLAAWAGLILSGILLVRLLARDLPSAAKATGLLGPVFAFMANQPFVLLFATVAAGYALGRVTVLRFNLGATAATLIIGLGLSLWASLRGVTFTVPDFGSTLFFNLFMFAVGMKVGPQFLSGLRRDARAFIALGLLVPLLSAGLMLGLREVFHLAPGLAPGIFAGANTATPGLGAAKDVYLRQHAGDPTVLANLSTAFAFGYCVSLVLFVLMMKVLPRWFGRDVKKEAKAYQRELEAGAAHALPGTANALAPDAAWLAVRAFKLEYAEAVGQSLAQLRERFPEVALERVHRGEQTLELTDSLRLQRDDVVVVSGPLWAMVRVTQVIGPELPDVKLREVGLETVEVVAQTERSVGRRVGDLLHKEGHGFYINALFRGGVEIPHGPETVVRRGDVFRITGSQLRIHQLAEALGGRVVRPSMTTDIVTLALGLSVGAFLGTLPIPLFGLNLSLGSAVGLLLTGIVLSTLRTRNPRLGGPFPEPARQLLEDLGLNVFIAITALNAGAGVIQSVRAGVLVPIAVGTLVAGMIPPVIGWMVGQYRHHMNAGLLEGAIAGARCSSPGLRTAQEDTESTVPALSYPVTFAISNIVVTLGCYLLASLD
- the aspD gene encoding aspartate 4-decarboxylase; the protein is MQTHEADEKPLEMLSPFELKDLLIEIAEESIRTRAAVMLNAGRGNPNWIATTPREAFFLLGSFAMAEARRTWNEPDVGLAGMPHSVGCAQRFRQYLDTSPTGPGVELLRGTLELGVRELGFEEDAFVWEMVDSLTGDNYPVPDRMLVHAERIVEAYLAKEMCAGRPPPGRFKLFAVEGGTAAMSYVFQSLTANKLLNKGDTIALGTPIFTPYLEIPHLAEYQFNVVPIEQSEMDAEGRHTWQYPDEEIDKLADPKVKAFFIVNPANPGAVAIRPRTLARVVELVRTRRPDLLILTDDVYGTFVEGFRSFAAELPHNTILVYSYSKHFGCTGWRLGVVGMHEHHVVDTLLSQLPEPQASGVHERYRSLTMHPEKMLFIDRLVADSRSVALNHTAGLSLPQQQMMMLFSSFALLDKDDAYKKRCREICHERLAALFQGLGVDLKPNELGTAYYQTLDLEAWCRRYIGEDFMDYVQQHRDPLDIVFALARRYGTVLLNGSGFHGPPWSARVSLANLEDEAYPQIGRHLRELVETAVERWKRDKDHVH
- a CDS encoding type II asparaginase; amino-acid sequence: MRAIHFRALWTVPVVLCALASVLYAAPQAPSAQTAPAAKPSQEKPAQEKPAPRARVRILATGGTIAGAQASQTEYGYKSGTFKVEDLISAVPSMKELATLSGEQVANIGSQDMNDQIWLRLANRVNEVLKSDDVDAVVITHGTDTMEETAYFLNLVVKSAKPVVLVGSMRPATAVSADGPANLYNAVAVAADPGARGRGVLVVINDEVHAARNVEKMNTTNVEAFSSPERGPQALVHTGKISWFQPMDKRNTVRSEFSVEELQKLPRVDILYAHANMSPDLIDAAVRGGAKGIVMAGVGDGNMTEGALAALERARQKGVLVVRSTRLPTGMVLRNNEVNDDKSGFVASGEFNPPKSRVLAQLALTETNDPKRVQQMFDMY